The Quercus lobata isolate SW786 chromosome 4, ValleyOak3.0 Primary Assembly, whole genome shotgun sequence genome segment caaatttgagaaGTTTTacattttcaacattttcataatactgtCATAACAAATCTTTAATAGTAAATtattactgattttaatttgaacttactaaattttttttttttttttggtctaccTGTAACAACATGCCTTATAacttgttatgaaaatgttattaaCATATTAATTCTCTTAAAATTTAGCATATGATGCTATCCAGTGTACATCAAGTTATCAACCATGGAATGCCCTTAGGAATGTAGGTCAAGAAAATCATTTTCATAAGATGGCAAGTTGTTAAGTGGGATTGGTAGAATATCGTTAGAGTGAGCAATAATTGTAAAAAGAGAATaagtaattcttaggtactcctGGAGTACGGAGAATATTGTtttctcctctcacattcatagtAGAGTCCattcattaaattcatgatgggaTTCACTATGAAAATAAGAGGAGGGAGCATTATTTTCCCAAATTCCTAGAGTACCAAAGAATTTTCTGAAGAGAAGGGGGCAAAAAGGAGCAGCAAGTGACAAATTCCTTGAGTGGCCAAGACCAACGAACCATTCTCCAACACCTCCAAAATCCTGCCCCAAATTCCATTAATCCAACCACAATCTCACAAGATGAAGAAGGTAATAGTTGTTGTGTGTGCACGCTcgtatgtgagagagagagatcttggAAGAGTTAATGGAGGTTTAAAAATCCAAGCCAAATTGCAAGCTTGCacgtgggagagagagagtttgcaagAGTTAATGGAGGTTTCAAAATTCAAGTCCAACGGGGACGTAAGAGATAAAATAAGGACTTATGTTAACAAGAGGGGAGGGGTGCAATCCATGCAAAGAATGACACCTTCACAAATGCATATTCATATGATTTGTCAATTATAAACTTTGGTTAAGAATGAAAATCCGATACCAAAATTGCTATATTTGGGTTTTAGTCATTAGAAACTATTTTAATTAGCAACACTAATTGTTAGAGTGAAAATTCACCTCTCAGTTGAGTGCTTCATCCAAAGATGTCGATGAaagatcttctcaaaaaaatggCGATGGAAGCTTCGATGAACCTGCAAAAGTAAGAGAGTTGATCAGAGAAGGTGTCGGTATTGCACCTACCAAAGATCTCCGATGTTTAAATCAGGACTCCAAATAGCTAATATAATAACTTAGAGAGTTAAAAGCAATGTATGTGTCTCATAGAGCACATACCTCTCTCACTGGAGATATGTTGTCTTTTATAGTTGTATGTTCCAGCTATTGGTTAAATTAATATTGTGCATTTACATGATTGGCATAACGTTTAACACATTTAATATGATACTGACTATTCATCTATTGCTTGGAGTAACTGTAGATTGTTGCACTAATTAacttgaaaaaattgaaattgatattAGTTCACTGGACATGATCCCAAATTTTTATCCTAAATATGGGATTATCATGTTAATCAAAATCGATagaattgtatatatatatatatatatatatataaacttgggTTCAAGGCATAAACACAATATATAAAACCCCAAGCTAAAATAATGGTTTCGTCCTTCTAGGTATTGATACCTATGGTTATAACAGTCTTACAAAAGAATATGAATGTTATCCTTCTTTTATAGTCATTTAGTaattttctttggaaaaaatGTCTTGAACTTTGAGGTTATTGCCATAACATCCTATAAACTTTTATTTCAGCCAATCTAGTACCTGAACTTTACATCTAAGTCAAATCACTACATCTGTTTGTCTCCAGTTAAGAAACTAACGTTAAACTCACGTGAGGCACGAACTAGTTTTGAGAGAGGCATTTTATGACTATATCACTGAATGAAAGTGAGGCCCACCgacttggggaaaaaaaaaaaaaaaaaaaggcaggcCGCCGTCTCTGGTCTCGCCAAATAAGGGCACATCTTATCAATTTCTCCGTTGAAAGGCATTCTGTGACTATCGGACTTTGAACGGCAACGGTTTAAAGTCTAAAGAGTTTAATCCTTTTCACAACAAGACATTCAAAAGCTTAAATTATATCACCGAATTATGAAAACAATGAAAAGTTTAAATTTATTAAGGTCCCAAATTTGAATGGTTTGCTGAAgcaaatcaaacaatatatattaaaataataacctACAAGAAACTCCTTGATGCTGCAATGATTTGAAGTCCAAATAGTCACTTCAACgcaaaagaaacaaagattTGTCACGACAACAGTAATTTAAAAGAACCTTAAACTATCAATTTAAACAATATATAGTTGAACCCAGTGATTTTGTGCAGTTGAAAGACAGAACGAACTGCAACGTTGAAATCACGAGTTGTGCGATCAGTGAAGGGACATTAGCTTCGGCAAGACCATGGACAACAGGTTTCGTTTTATcctcttcctctctttctcttaaaactGAGTCCTAAGTTTCTCTTTCCTCTCAATTGGTTCATCTGGGCCTGGctagtgtttttttctttctttgtgccTCACACGTGAGTTGAACGTTAGTTTATTACTTGGAGACTAACGGATGTAGTGATTTGGCTGAGGTGTGAAGTTCAGGGACTAAATTGGCTCCAATAGAAGTTTATGGATGTGATGATAATAATTCTAAAGtttaagggggggggggggggggggggggggggggggtgatagagcattttttgttttttttttaaaaagggtaGAAAGAGAGGTTGGCGAGTGGCAAACTGGCAACCCCTAGCGACTACAACAGAACGAAGGAGATTAGCACCAATTTCGTTCTCAGAAAGTCaaatccattcttttttttttttttttttaaatgcactTCTACATCTCACCGCGTTCTATAACAATTTTAACTAACATTTACATTAAAAGACTAATAgtagttttctaaaaaaaataaaaggaaaaaaaatgactaatagTATATTGTATATATAAGTAATATCTTTGACCTAGGCACTCTAGTTTGACAATAACTATAGAGCAATTTTGTTTTAGGACTAAAGAGCAATTTGATTTCTTAATTAGTAacacttaatttttatttttattttttaattttaaaacggACACTACTCACTCCGTGAAGTAGAGCATATTCAGTCCAATTAATGAGAATTCAAGTccattttactaaaaaaatcttaataaatctTTTTGAGCTGTGgataaatttttgaaagttcACTTGGTGTACAAAatactaatgaatgtttagacctccaattttAAATATAACTAACACAAGCTTATACTTAAACAATAAATGTGTGGAATAATAAGTAcaagaaaaaacccaaacagATAAACAACTTTAAACCACAATTAATCACAACACAACATCAATTAAAAGGCAAGAGTAAGGgttagagagatgcaaacacaaagataacaccgaCACGTGTTCtcaaagaggaaatcgaagaactcggcgaaaaatctctctgccgccctccaagcgataaaatgatccactaaagaataaagttgggatacacgaatagtagtagaccctccaagcctaatttacccaatACACCTAAACTCTCTAAGCTTTTTGCTCTAACAGGGTTAAGTTTGATCgtttcttctttagcttcctGGATCtcgcaataagcccattgcatcaaccaaatgaattggTCATCTTCGAATTGCTtcccaaataccaaaatacgtcttcactgatatgggtatggtgagataaggactTGGCAAATGAGCCTCTCAAGGATgtgtcaatggagagggtgagagtagaggaatttggagaatcaaatgtttaagattgtggatgagtcaatcttggttttctctagagtttctctctcaaacttctctctagaagctctctacattccATGGGTATaaaggtatttatagtagggtatgtGAGGAATatgaaaagtcatttttttgCAAAACATGGCATTTTGGCGACTTAGTCTTGCAAGTTAACTGCTACGCCAAACTATCaatttttgtcctatagtgctctaGCTGTCATGACCCTTCAGCTTCCTACATACTTCACACGTGTGGCATTTTGGCGAGTTGCTAGTCGTGAGTCactcgcgagatccagttgcaAGAAACCTCTTGAATACTCACACACTTGAATTCTTCACACTcttctcacacacaacccttacattattcccacATAAATACAAGGTATCTAATTActgaaatacaagtaaatttggtacggaataaagctaacacatgattgaataaattcaaccttacaattttcatgaaaaaatcaTACACAAGTATGTACTcaatttcctcaaaaaaaaaaaaaagaaaagaaaataagaaaagaaaaggtatgtACTCaaaagtttctttaaaaaaaaaattgtatgtactcaaaactaatattttcctttaaagatttttaagtcttttttattttatttgtattttattttaagaattttctttcGCGCATGGGAGAGTAGAATATGGGCTAGAATGGAATTAAAAggatttttgaaactttttattttcattctcttattttagaatttaaaaagagGAACTTAAATCCATTTGTTTATCATTCCAAAATGGGGAGAAATTAAAGTGGTATATGTTTTAACGAATTCTTATTTGAAGTCTCCataattaccattttttttccattaaatgCATAGACcccaatttatatatataaaggcataatagcatttttcttaattataaaaCAAGTTCATTTCCACTCAAATCCTAAATTAAATTGTGAGTTCTAATTATCTCAACTACAAAGCCTCTTGATGTCCAATAAAGTTCTTAAGGTTTGAATTTTTCCTACATCAATTACAAACTAATTGATGTGATGTCCAATAAAGGACAAGGTTTAGAATTCTGCATACATCAATTACAAACTAGTTAATATGTTGTGTTTATGGTAACTCGATggtctaaaaaaatttaaaaccaattGTTAGTTTTATCGTTATTTCATGATAAAgaataatcattatatataaatcaaaCGCCACAAATATACAAACTGGTTAATATGTTGTGTTTATGATAACTCAatgatctaaaaaaattaaaaccaattgTTAGTTTTATAAATCATTATAAATCAAATGCCACATATATAATGTATTTCAACTTGATCTTTGATTGATTGGGATGATGTGACAACACAACTTATTTCTAAAGaccaaattaatattttgaaaggTATATAGAAAATGGTGTTATTAACATATGCTCTTAGAGCCTACATTAGTgaaccacttgatagttttttcaaAATGGATAATTAATGTGTGTCCTTAATTTAGAATTGAACCCATATAGATATGGCAATCATTTTCCTTCACAGAAATAATTTAGAACATGGATAAATAATAGAGAAAGATACTTTatagatttgttaaaaaaagaagatactTTATAGATTTGcaataaaaatgcaaaacataTCTATGAACTATGATGtctttccaaaaatattatatatatagataatatagatatatatatatatatatatatatatatatgatgtctTCTTCATGTCTGGGAGTGCTACTCACATGGTGATCAATCAACATCACCGTATGCAAGGGGTTAGTCATGGCTCTAGCGAACTACGTCAGGCGCATAAGCCGAAAAACCCTTATCTCAAATTCTCCATCCACAATATTTCACAAATTAAAGGAGTGTGAAATGTATGAATACATTGGGCAGTCAGAGATgattaagcaaaaaaaaaaaaaaaagtgatgagaCAAGAGAATCTTCAAGCCTTCTTCCGCGTTGTTCCTCAGTCcttgtaagagagagaaaatgatatcATATCAAATGTAATGTGAGTGAGTTTTATTGGCAACCCTTTTTGTGGGTTTGAATCAGTCAGCAAATAGACCTTTTCTCAATCTATACTATTATAATCCCCTTACAAGAAACTGGTCCATTTGCGGAAAAACCTCCTTACTCGGTTTTCTTTGGTCaaacttttctcttttccttctcttttctctccttatatCATCCCCTTCCTCCCAATTTCTtcactaaagaaaatattttcgcTTTCCTTGTAGTATACATAAGCTTTCAGCTCTCACCTCAGCTTCACAGTTCATACCTCCTTCACTCTATAATCACTTACCCTTTAACATCAATTCAAGATTTGGAGCTTCTGGTCACTATTACTACCACATTTCATAGCCATCTTTTACTTAGCCATTAATCATTCCAACCCATTTGCTATCCCATCTCATTTCATCTATAAAACAACACATTTCATAGCTTACTTGGGTGTCATGCAAGATATTTTCATGTTTGCAGCTTCTGCTTCAACAATTTTCAGCCTCACCATATCCCATTTTGAACTTCCTTTTTGGACATCGTTATATAAATTTCATAGCCTTGAATGTTCCTCCTTCACGTGCTATAGACCTTTGTACCTTGCTTGCCCCCCATCTCCGCAATCCCTACTGTTCTTAAGCTAAAGCTGTGCCAAttttttttgagcatttttccTAATTGAAATGGCCATGGAATGGGAGCAAAAGACTCTGATCAGTGAACTGAATCAAGGGAAAGAGCTAGCAAAGCAGCTTATGAATCATCTTAACCCTTCTTCGTCGCATGAAACTTGTGAATTCTTAATTGAGAAGATACTTTCTTCTTATGAAAAAGCACTTTCAATGATAAATTGGGGTGCTTGTGTAGAAGAGCCCAAATCCACCATCAACAATCTTGAATCGCCTAGTTCTTTTGCCATTACTAGCCCAAGAAGTGAAGGCTATGACCAAGACTCTAAGCACAAAGATGTCTacaagaaaaggtaaaaattagaCCTCAACCAACAATTAGTTCTACTTAAGTTAGCTAAGGTACGTTTGAATGTGAGGGTTTGCTAATCTTAAATGTATTTGTGTGGTACAGAAAGACATTGCCCCGATGGACAGAACAAGTGAAGGTTTGCTCCGGGACAGGGCTAGAAGGCCCTCTTGATGATGGTTATAGCTGGAGAAAATATGGGCAGAAAGACATCCTTGGAGCTAATTTTCCGAGGTAAGAAAGTTTTTGCCTTGCTCTCTAATCATTGATGTGTGTCTGAACTAAAAGGACGCCTAGATTTTCGTTATATTTTGTCTTGAAAAAACATATGCATAGTTGACATGTGATGTTGTGGAGTTGTCCAGTCCACCTTTAAGTGACAAACATCTATTGTCTTATCCAAAGTAGCTAGGAACGCCTTTTGTTTGGAGCCATACAAGCCTTGGGCTCTTTAATCATTgtgattaaagaaaaaaatgatctaAAGTTGTTGTGCTTGATCTTATCCAAAGGCTTTCTAGAGGATACTTATATACACTGTCCTATTGCAGGCTCTGATCAAAGTATAGTCTTGGTTTTATTTCTGACAGCTAGCGTAATGTGggtgggtttcttttttctttttctttttttaaatcaagaaGGGTATATTCAAAACCCTATTTAATAAAAGACAATGTCAGAGAAAGAGTTTACTCAGAGAATTACAGTTCATTCAAAACCATAGGTTGTTGTTAAGAGCATcctaaaagatatatatatatatatatatatatagtgtctAGTTAATGTATTTCTTTAAGGCaggcattaattatttatttttgaaaatattttataaaaaattaaaaaaaactattaaaaaagttaataattttttaattttttcataaaaaatttcttaaaatagaagatattgataaaaatatgttAGTATGCGTCAGGAAACCCATCGGATTCTCTGTACATGTGAAAATACAAAAACCCATTATCAAGTCAATTGATTgatttgttctaaaaaaaagtcaattgaTTGatgtttcattaaaaataaaaaataaattacagtTGATTGATGGACTAAATCATTTGCAATTTTGAATACCCTTTTTAACAGTATTTAGAGATAATAAACCTGGTCCTAGTCCAAGATGTCCAGCTAGCGTCTCTGAAGGTACCATTTGGATTTTGGACCACAATAGTACAGTACAGTGTTTTGTTGGGCCATTACTTCCCACCATTTTGTCAAAAACTTTACACATATTTATGACAATTTCAAAGATATTTTCTTGTCACATTTTTGTAACCCCATAGTTATTTCTATTGCAGGGGTTATTATAGATGCACTCATCGACATTCACAAGGCTGTTTAGCCACAAAGCAAGTTCAAAGATGTGATGAAGACCCCACTATTTTCGAAGTTACCTATCGAGGTCGTCACACTTGTAGCCAAGCATCTCATTTAAACGTGGCATCGGCATcagtaaaagaaaacaaaagaaagtttCAACCCCAACAACAGTCACAGGAAATAGTGTTCAATTATGGAGGTGGGCTTAAAAGTGAGGACATGGAAACTAGAGAGGATGACATATTTCCGtccttttctttcccttctACACCAATTGGATCAGACAATGCtgataataatattttctcGGAGTCCATAATGTTGGAGAACAATTTCATGGGGAGTTTTTCTCCAACTTTTATATCACCAGCAACATCTGAATCCAACCTGTTTTCACTGTCTCCATGCCACATAAACAGTTACAGACTAGGCCACAATGTGCAAACATCCGAATCTGATCTCACTGACATAATTTCTGCCCCGACTTCTGTCACCAATTCACCAATTGGGAACTTGGATTTTTCACTTGATAAGGTGGACATTGACCCAAATTTCCCATTTGACAACCCGGAATTCTTCTCCTAATTGTTACCTCATTAGCCACAATTaacaaacccccccccccctcccccccccccaaaaaaaaaaaatccaaaaaaagaggTTTGCAAATTTGGTGGATTAGGCAATGCCTTTGCATCATAGTCAGCATCGAAAGAGATATCAAGAATGTTCATATGAGTGATGACCAAAGTTGTATATGAATGTCTCTATGGTGATAGTCATGAGAATTTTCACTTGCTTAGTTTTTTAAAGTATTGGAAATAATGTGTAGCAGTAGCTCCTCATGTCAAATTTTCTGCcttttaccttttaaaaaaaaaaaaaaaaacctgtatTGGTTGTAAACTCGTTAGTGATTGATTTTCCTCCCATTTTGGGTTCAAGCACTAAAAAATCTGTTTAAAGAAAGAACATTGATTTCTTGggtagtttaaaattttattcaagttCTTTAATAGCTAATCATTGCTTGAATTTAAATGTGCTTATCATGTGATGTTTAATAAAATCATAACCTAAATCTTAATGCATGGTCATATAATTAGATGCATGATTATGCTAATCTATGTCATCAAAAATCAGCATTTTATGCAATTCAACcatgaaaattatatacaatTGAGGTTTATACCAACATGCATGACCTCTTTCAACTTATATTATGGTGGATTTCCTCTACCAATATGAAGTTCCTTTATGTGTTTGCCTCTTTGGATCTATCCACAGATCTTTCACTTGATTGTTTGAGGTagttgggtgtgtgtgtgtgtgtggacaAGGACGGACCCTGGTGGGGCCCGGGCCCCCTTGatccaaattttttaattttttttgttattgtctattttatttttgtagttgggCTCCATTTCAAAACATTAGACTCCCCTTCTCCCCAATCAGTCTAACTAGTTTAATCTAAATAGCAATTATccaatctaaaaatttaataaaaacaataaaaaaattatgtgttaTTGGAAAAGTTGAAGCTAAATTTGTTGTAATTACagtaaactggtataaataccAGTTGACTGTAGctagttgttaaaaataaaataaaatattttattaaaattatatctcttcgttcaattaaaaaaactcaaattctctctcttcctttattattttagtgagttgtttatattattttaaatgaactaatgaagatcaaaaaaataaaaaatttgatattgggtgtattataaagtgaggtggtaaaatagataaaataactttttgagatgcaaaaagctaaaatttttaacaccaccactatgaatgctctaatctggaaaaaaaaaaaaaaaaaaaaaaaaaaaaatcctagcaagcctagtattaaaaaaaacattaacatttttttttttttttttgagaaagaagaacttGAAGTTTTTTATTCAGTAGTAGGCAAATCCGCCTGATAAGCTGCATAAATTTGGATAGGAtcatcctccatccaaacttaAAAACCAGTGACATGAAGTGCATGTCTAGCTAGGTTGTGAGCAACATTATTCCCTACTCTACCAACATGTTGGAAagaaatacaagtaaataaaCGTGCCATGAATTGGGCATCCTAAAGTAACAA includes the following:
- the LOC115987511 gene encoding probable WRKY transcription factor 53: MAMEWEQKTLISELNQGKELAKQLMNHLNPSSSHETCEFLIEKILSSYEKALSMINWGACVEEPKSTINNLESPSSFAITSPRSEGYDQDSKHKDVYKKRKTLPRWTEQVKVCSGTGLEGPLDDGYSWRKYGQKDILGANFPRGYYRCTHRHSQGCLATKQVQRCDEDPTIFEVTYRGRHTCSQASHLNVASASVKENKRKFQPQQQSQEIVFNYGGGLKSEDMETREDDIFPSFSFPSTPIGSDNADNNIFSESIMLENNFMGSFSPTFISPATSESNLFSLSPCHINSYRLGHNVQTSESDLTDIISAPTSVTNSPIGNLDFSLDKVDIDPNFPFDNPEFFS